Genomic segment of Neosynechococcus sphagnicola sy1:
GGGAGGTGGGTTGCCGGAGGGGGCTGGCTTCTTCTACCCGCCGACCATTTTTACAGGAGCCGCTGCTGACAGTGAGATCATGCAGGAAGAAGTCTTTGGCCCCGTTGTGGTTGTCAATGCCTTTGATTCGGAAGTCGAGGCGATCGCCGTTGCCAATGGGGTACAGTATGGACTGGCGGCTTCGGTGTGGACCCAAGAGATTACCCGTGCTTGGCGGGTCTCCCAAGCCTTAGAGTTTGGCACTGTTTGGGTGAATGATCATCTCCCTTTGGCCTCTGAGATGCCCCACGGTGGGTTTAAAGCATCGGGGTTTGGCAAGGATCTCTCCCGCTATGCGTTTGAAGAGTACTCCATTGCCAAACATGTGATGTTTGATCTCACGGGTGTGGCGAAAAAGCCCTGGCACTTTACCGCCTTTGGGGATGCAGACTAGGTGGTACGCCTTCAACGTTGAGTGGATGGCGTCCTAGCTCCCTAGGCGAGTTGGGGCAAAACCGCTGCCACCGTCGCAAAGATCTGGTCAATCTGGGAGGGTTCAATGATCAGAGGTGGGGAGAAGGCAATGCTATCCCCGGCGGCTCGCACTAACACCCCCTGCTCAAAACAACGGCGAAAGAGTTCAAACCCCCGTGCCCCTGGTTGACCGGGAATGGGTTGCAATTCAATGGCCGCCAGCAACCCGAGATTGCGAATATCGATCAGGTGAGGAGCGCCTTTGAGGCTGTGAACCGCCTGCTCCCAATGGGCCGCGAGCTGTTGGGCACGGGTCAGTAGCCCTTCTCGCTCATAGATATCAAGGGTTGCTAAACTGGCAGCACAGGCCACGGGATGCCCGGAGTAGGTGTAGCCGTGGAAGAATTCAATGCCATTCTGGGTGGCCTGGGTAATGGTGTCGTAGATCCCTTGGCGGACAAAAACAGCTCCCATGGGAACATTGCCGTTGGTGATCCCCTTAGCAACGGTCACTAGGTCGGGGATAACGCCAAAGTACTGGGTGGCAAAGGGGGTGCCTAAGCGACCGAATCCACTGATCACCTCATCAAAAATCAGCAAAATGTCGTGGCGATCGCAGATATCCCGCAGGCGTTGCAGATAGTGAAGCGGTGGCAACAACACCCCCGTAGCTCCGGCAATCGGTTCCACAATCACGGCGGCAATGGTCTCGGCTCCCCGATTGGTAATGATTTGCTCTAGGGCATCTGCTAGTTCCCCACCCCACTGGGGCTGACCCCGAGTAAAGGCATTTTTCTCCAGATCATGGGTATGGGGCAGATGATCAACACCTGGTGTCAGATCGGCAAAGAATTGACGATTACTGCCAATGCCCCCCACGGCCACGCCCCCAAAGTTCACCCCGTGATAGGCACGCTGTCGCCCCACCAGTCGTCGGCGCTTGCTCTGTCCCCGAATCCCTTGGTAGGCGATCGCAATCTTCAGCGCCGTATCCACCGACTCCGATCCAGAGTTAGTGAAGAAGACATGATTCAGATCCGCTGGGAGCAGCTTCACCAATCGCTCTGCCAGTTCAAAGGGGCCAGGATGCCCCATCTGGAAAGTGGGGGCAAAGTCGAGTTGCAGCAACTGGCGATGCACAGCTTCGGCAATCTCTCGCCGACCATGGCCAGCATTGACACACCACAGCCCCGCCGTCCCATCCAAAATCGAGCGGCCATCACTGGCAGTGTAGTACATTCCCTCTGCTGCCACCAACAATCGGGGGTGAGCCTTAAACTGCCGATTGGCAGTGAAGGGCATCCAGAAGGCTTCAAGATCTAGTGAAGTCTGCTCGACGGTGAAGCTAGTCATAGGTTACCCAGTACCAGGATGATGATTCAGTCTTCCTGTTCCAGTTTAACCTTGCCCAAGACCGAGACCTAATGAACCATGCGATGCGCTAAAAGTTGCTC
This window contains:
- a CDS encoding aspartate aminotransferase family protein yields the protein MTSFTVEQTSLDLEAFWMPFTANRQFKAHPRLLVAAEGMYYTASDGRSILDGTAGLWCVNAGHGRREIAEAVHRQLLQLDFAPTFQMGHPGPFELAERLVKLLPADLNHVFFTNSGSESVDTALKIAIAYQGIRGQSKRRRLVGRQRAYHGVNFGGVAVGGIGSNRQFFADLTPGVDHLPHTHDLEKNAFTRGQPQWGGELADALEQIITNRGAETIAAVIVEPIAGATGVLLPPLHYLQRLRDICDRHDILLIFDEVISGFGRLGTPFATQYFGVIPDLVTVAKGITNGNVPMGAVFVRQGIYDTITQATQNGIEFFHGYTYSGHPVACAASLATLDIYEREGLLTRAQQLAAHWEQAVHSLKGAPHLIDIRNLGLLAAIELQPIPGQPGARGFELFRRCFEQGVLVRAAGDSIAFSPPLIIEPSQIDQIFATVAAVLPQLA